A region from the Saccharomonospora azurea NA-128 genome encodes:
- a CDS encoding NAD-dependent protein deacetylase yields the protein MRPTLSWTPTGVSAPCTTELTEVARVVGDGGVVVLSGAGLSTESGIPDYRGADGTLTRHLPMTHQEFLSSDEGRRRYWARSHLGWAAFSRARPNAGHRAVAALQRSGHVAGVITQNVDGLHQAAGAEGVVELHGSLASVVCLDCGRTGSRRQLEQRLRAANPDFRAEVTRINPDGDVDLPEHVVRDFRLVPCSACGTGRLKPDVVFFGDSVPRARVDECRRLVDDARAVLVLGSSLAVMSGLRFVRQAAKAGIPVLIVNRGETRGDAHARVRVDRPLGSALTELVARLGG from the coding sequence ATGCGACCGACGCTGAGCTGGACGCCGACCGGCGTGAGCGCGCCGTGCACCACGGAGCTGACTGAGGTCGCGCGCGTGGTCGGCGATGGCGGTGTGGTGGTGCTGAGCGGGGCCGGGTTGTCCACGGAGTCGGGCATCCCGGACTACCGCGGCGCGGACGGGACACTGACCCGGCACCTGCCGATGACCCACCAGGAGTTCCTGTCCAGCGACGAGGGCCGACGCCGGTACTGGGCGCGCAGTCACCTCGGCTGGGCGGCGTTCTCGCGGGCCCGGCCCAACGCCGGTCACCGGGCGGTGGCGGCGTTGCAGCGCAGCGGTCACGTCGCGGGCGTGATCACGCAGAACGTGGACGGGCTGCATCAGGCGGCGGGCGCCGAGGGAGTCGTGGAGCTGCACGGCAGCCTCGCGAGCGTCGTCTGCCTCGACTGCGGGCGCACCGGCTCCCGCAGGCAGCTCGAACAGCGGCTGCGCGCCGCCAATCCGGACTTCCGGGCCGAGGTCACGCGCATCAACCCCGACGGCGACGTGGACCTGCCCGAGCACGTCGTGCGCGACTTCCGGTTGGTGCCGTGCTCGGCCTGCGGGACGGGGAGGCTCAAACCGGATGTGGTGTTCTTCGGCGACAGCGTGCCGCGGGCCCGGGTCGACGAGTGCCGGAGGCTGGTCGACGACGCGCGGGCCGTCCTGGTTCTCGGGTCGTCGCTGGCGGTGATGTCCGGACTGCGGTTCGTGCGCCAGGCCGCGAAGGCGGGCATTCCGGTGCTCATCGTCAACAGGGGTGAGACCCGCGGCGACGCGCACGCCCGGGTGCGCGTCGACCGCCCGCTGGGCTCGGCGCTGACCGAGCTCGTCGCGCGGCTCGGCGGCTGA